One segment of candidate division WOR-3 bacterium DNA contains the following:
- a CDS encoding M28 family metallopeptidase: MKRIIISLILLLSFLFSKEYLVVVKIEEASHYDNLNNLKEFIPVALLDYSVIGRISEQDLNKLTNFHYQILYPIELKDNEAFYLLYYPKENEDLSLIKKDLENYCEVLYNEGQTFLVKIDLAKISSLREFELCYLSLRPIILPKSDEIIWESKKPEILNISQPNPIIQEVIDRITPSELAELIRQLSGEKKCFVLGDSDSISTRYATTQKNSRAIYWFYENLLSFNLDSVIFDPFSHSQGNDSNVIGVKKGRIYPDIYFIVGGHIDNTSESPQTYAPGADDNASGVLAALIAAKYLKDIPFKYTIKFMAWNAEELGLYGSQAHSQRVRLQGDSILGVLNCDMIACEISNLDSVKIYTGQRITSRAIGETAFVVNQRYNIGLNVRRSTYMQANSDHYPYYQQGYNSVHFFEDDFCPDYHTTRDRINSSWFDTIYYCKVVKLVVATLATLAIPDTEISYLSENKIISSKKLNKGIKGEIYNIFGQKIKRENIKKGIYYLKEDIDFRKIILLK; encoded by the coding sequence ATGAAAAGAATAATTATTTCTTTAATTTTATTATTAAGTTTTCTTTTTTCTAAGGAATATTTAGTCGTAGTGAAAATTGAAGAGGCTTCTCATTATGATAATCTAAATAACCTAAAAGAATTTATTCCTGTTGCCTTGCTTGATTATTCGGTTATCGGTAGAATTAGCGAGCAGGATTTAAATAAACTCACTAATTTTCATTACCAAATTCTTTATCCAATAGAATTGAAAGATAACGAAGCCTTTTATCTTTTATACTACCCAAAAGAAAATGAAGATTTATCTTTGATAAAAAAGGATTTAGAGAATTATTGTGAAGTTCTTTATAATGAGGGTCAAACTTTTTTAGTTAAGATTGATTTAGCGAAAATAAGTTCCCTACGGGAGTTTGAATTATGCTATTTATCTTTAAGACCAATTATTTTACCAAAATCAGACGAGATAATATGGGAAAGTAAGAAGCCGGAGATTTTAAATATATCCCAGCCTAATCCAATAATTCAAGAGGTAATTGACAGGATAACACCGAGCGAACTTGCTGAATTAATTAGGCAGTTGAGTGGTGAAAAGAAGTGTTTTGTTTTAGGCGATTCGGATTCAATCTCTACCCGCTACGCAACAACCCAAAAGAATTCAAGAGCAATTTATTGGTTTTATGAAAACCTCTTATCTTTCAATTTAGATTCAGTAATTTTTGACCCTTTTAGCCATTCACAAGGAAATGATAGCAATGTTATTGGTGTAAAGAAAGGAAGAATTTATCCCGATATCTATTTTATTGTTGGTGGTCATATTGATAATACCTCTGAATCACCACAAACTTATGCTCCTGGTGCCGATGATAATGCCAGTGGTGTTCTTGCTGCTTTGATTGCTGCTAAATATTTAAAAGATATTCCCTTTAAATACACAATAAAATTTATGGCTTGGAATGCCGAAGAACTTGGTCTTTACGGAAGTCAGGCACATTCCCAAAGAGTAAGGCTCCAAGGTGATTCCATATTAGGTGTTCTAAATTGTGATATGATTGCCTGCGAAATTTCTAATTTAGATTCGGTAAAGATTTATACTGGTCAAAGGATAACATCAAGGGCAATTGGCGAGACTGCCTTTGTTGTCAATCAAAGATATAATATTGGCTTAAATGTTAGAAGAAGCACTTATATGCAAGCAAATTCTGACCACTATCCTTATTATCAGCAAGGATACAATTCTGTCCATTTCTTTGAAGACGATTTCTGTCCGGATTATCACACAACGAGAGATAGAATTAATAGTTCTTGGTTTGATACCATTTATTATTGTAAGGTTGTGAAATTGGTTGTTGCCACTTTGGCTACCTTAGCAATTCCTGATACCGAGATTAGTTATCTCAGTGAAAATAAAATTATAAGTAGTAAAAAATTAAATAAAGGTATAAAAGGCGAAATTTATAATATCTTTGGTCAAAAGATAAAGAGAGAGAATATCAAGAAAGGGATATATTATTTAAAGGAAGATATTGATTTTAGGAAGATTATATTGTTAAAATAA
- a CDS encoding ComF family protein, with product MILKILKSFYDFFFPPLCFGCLKITNGEKICPSCHQKIFSQPIIVNRKIRIYALGYFTIPFNNLIHEFKYHHRIFLKETLGKALSNIIVNDYYLKSCDCLVPVPLHKAKLRERGYNQSEILAKEIGKITNKEVLNCLIRKKNTKSQTKLKEEKRIENVKNAFAFNNNYNIENKRIILIDDVMTTGATLNSCAKVLLENKAKEVFGLVIAIG from the coding sequence ATGATTTTAAAAATCTTAAAATCTTTCTATGATTTTTTCTTTCCACCTCTCTGTTTTGGTTGTTTAAAAATTACTAATGGTGAAAAAATCTGCCCTTCTTGCCATCAAAAAATCTTTTCTCAACCAATAATAGTAAATAGAAAAATTAGAATTTATGCCTTAGGTTATTTTACTATCCCTTTTAATAACCTTATCCACGAATTCAAATATCATCACCGAATATTTTTAAAAGAAACCCTTGGAAAAGCATTAAGTAATATAATAGTTAATGATTATTACTTAAAAAGTTGTGATTGCTTAGTTCCGGTTCCTTTACATAAAGCAAAATTAAGAGAAAGGGGGTATAACCAAAGTGAAATTTTGGCAAAAGAGATAGGTAAAATAACAAATAAAGAAGTTTTAAACTGCCTTATTAGAAAGAAAAATACAAAAAGCCAAACAAAACTGAAAGAAGAAAAAAGAATAGAAAATGTTAAAAATGCCTTTGCTTTTAATAATAACTATAATATTGAAAATAAAAGAATAATTTTAATTGACGATGTAATGACAACCGGTGCTACTTTAAATAGTTGTGCTAAGGTATTATTAGAAAATAAAGCAAAAGAGGTGTTTGGTTTAGTGATTGCTATCGGTTAA
- the lgt gene encoding prolipoprotein diacylglyceryl transferase, whose amino-acid sequence MYPMYPVLLKIGNFSLYSYGLMLFISFILGIKLTQKRAKKFGVKEDIIVNLAVYILIGVVIGARILYVLNHWDEFKNDLIGIIAFWRGGLGGLMFFGGFIGGFLSGLIYAKKNRLPILKMLDSISPAIALGEGLTRIGCFLNGCCFGKPCEYGVIFPPDSPAGSTFFNIKIHPTQLYSSFFGFILFFIILRLEKTRIIKKEGLLFSIFLFFYGLFRFLIDFLRYYEDKLNFLTNQIISLSLMVIALILFLSRLKK is encoded by the coding sequence ATTTATCCAATGTATCCGGTACTTTTAAAAATTGGTAATTTTTCTTTATATTCCTATGGCTTAATGCTTTTTATCTCTTTTATTTTAGGAATAAAATTAACCCAAAAAAGAGCAAAAAAATTTGGTGTGAAAGAGGATATAATTGTTAATCTGGCGGTTTATATCCTTATTGGTGTAGTAATTGGTGCAAGGATATTATACGTATTAAATCATTGGGATGAATTTAAAAACGATTTGATTGGAATTATCGCTTTCTGGCGTGGTGGTCTTGGTGGTTTAATGTTTTTTGGTGGTTTTATTGGCGGATTCCTTTCTGGCTTAATTTATGCTAAGAAAAATAGGTTGCCAATTTTAAAAATGCTTGATAGTATCTCACCAGCGATTGCTTTAGGAGAAGGTCTTACAAGAATTGGCTGTTTTTTAAATGGCTGTTGTTTTGGTAAACCTTGTGAATATGGAGTTATCTTTCCACCCGATTCACCTGCTGGCTCAACCTTTTTTAATATCAAAATCCATCCTACTCAATTATATTCCAGTTTTTTTGGGTTTATCCTCTTTTTTATTATTCTCCGCTTAGAAAAAACAAGAATAATAAAAAAAGAGGGATTACTTTTTTCTATCTTTCTATTTTTCTACGGTCTTTTTCGGTTTCTCATTGATTTTTTAAGATATTACGAAGATAAATTAAACTTTCTAACAAATCAAATAATCTCTCTTTCCTTAATGGTAATTGCCCTTATTCTCTTTCTTTCCCGTCTTAAAAAATGA
- the mtnA gene encoding S-methyl-5-thioribose-1-phosphate isomerase — MGEKRQVIKFPYPAFYFKNNSLFLLDQTKLPNEINYIEIKEISDLIRAIKELKVRGAPLIGVVAGYGVYFLSQKIKNNLKENLLLAISQLKNTRPTAKNLFYVLEDLEKIIKKEKEAGIIKEKIKKRVLYFHQKEINNCLKIAQYGDKLIPKKAKILTICNTGHLATGGIGTALGIIFYAAKKGKEITCYICETRPLWQGARLTTFEILNSPFKNIKPILITDNMVGVIMKDIDLVLVGADRVALNGDTANKIGTKTLAICARYYKKPFYVACPTSTIDKNIKTGKEIIIEERSKEEIIKIQDYYLAPKEIECYNPAFDVTENKLISAIITEKGIVYPPFYKNLPKIL, encoded by the coding sequence ATGGGGGAAAAAAGGCAGGTTATTAAATTCCCCTATCCGGCTTTTTATTTTAAAAATAATTCCCTTTTCCTTTTAGACCAAACAAAATTACCGAACGAAATCAATTATATAGAAATAAAAGAAATATCTGATTTAATAAGGGCAATAAAGGAATTAAAAGTTCGGGGAGCACCTTTAATTGGAGTAGTTGCTGGTTACGGAGTTTATTTCTTATCACAGAAAATTAAAAATAATTTAAAAGAAAACCTTCTTTTGGCAATTTCCCAATTAAAAAATACCCGACCAACTGCCAAAAATCTTTTTTATGTGTTAGAAGATTTAGAAAAGATTATAAAAAAAGAGAAGGAGGCAGGGATAATAAAGGAAAAAATTAAAAAACGCGTTTTATATTTCCATCAAAAAGAAATAAATAATTGTTTAAAGATTGCTCAATATGGTGATAAATTAATTCCCAAGAAAGCGAAAATTTTAACAATTTGTAATACCGGCCATTTAGCAACCGGTGGTATTGGTACCGCTTTAGGCATAATTTTTTATGCGGCAAAAAAAGGGAAAGAAATTACCTGTTATATCTGTGAGACAAGACCTTTATGGCAAGGTGCGAGATTAACTACCTTTGAAATTTTAAATTCTCCTTTTAAAAATATTAAACCAATATTAATTACTGATAATATGGTAGGAGTGATAATGAAAGATATTGATTTAGTTTTAGTTGGTGCCGATCGGGTTGCTTTAAATGGTGATACGGCAAATAAGATTGGTACAAAGACATTAGCAATCTGTGCAAGATATTATAAAAAACCTTTTTATGTTGCCTGCCCCACTTCAACAATTGATAAAAATATAAAAACCGGTAAAGAGATAATAATTGAAGAGAGAAGCAAAGAAGAGATAATAAAAATTCAGGATTATTATCTGGCGCCAAAAGAGATTGAATGTTATAATCCAGCCTTTGATGTAACTGAAAATAAATTAATAAGCGCAATTATTACCGAAAAGGGAATAGTTTATCCTCCTTTTTATAAAAACCTGCCTAAAATTCTTTGA
- a CDS encoding HU family DNA-binding protein → MKKAELIEKIAKDVGLTKKQASACLESFIDAVRTVVKKNDKMAIPGLGIFGVRKTKARKGRNPKTGEIIDIPAKKKVYFRAAKQLKELLK, encoded by the coding sequence ATGAAAAAAGCGGAATTGATTGAAAAAATTGCTAAGGATGTGGGTTTAACCAAAAAACAAGCCAGTGCTTGCTTAGAATCTTTTATTGATGCGGTGCGAACAGTGGTGAAGAAAAATGACAAAATGGCAATTCCTGGCTTAGGAATATTTGGTGTTCGGAAAACAAAGGCAAGAAAAGGAAGAAATCCGAAAACCGGTGAGATTATTGATATTCCAGCAAAGAAAAAAGTATATTTCCGTGCTGCCAAACAATTAAAAGAACTTTTGAAGTAA